The genomic stretch TCTGGGCTGGGAATTTCTGGCCTCCACTCGACTCACTTCCGAGCTTAATTTTTTGCTTCAGGAGATTGACAATTGTTACCACCGTGCAGCTGAAGGGCGGGCACCAAAAATAGAGAAACAAATTCAGTCCAAAGGCCCAGGGATCactgagagagagaagagagaaattattgagaatgcagaaaaagaaaaaagccccgaACAAAACTTGTTTGAGAAATACCTGGAAAGAAGAGGACGAAGTAACTTTTTAGCTAAGCTTTATCTTGCAAGACATTTATTCATCATCTTTTTAAGCATCATACCAATTACATACTTATCCACCTACTATGCCACACAGAAGCAAAATGAATTTACGTGTGCGCTAGGAGAGCCTCCAGACAAAACAAGCAGCTCCAAGTTGCACATCAGAGTGAACTGTAAACTGCCATCTGTCCAGCTCCAACGGATTATTGCTGGCGTAGATATTGTTCTCCTCTGCTTTATGAACTTGATAATCCTAATCAATTTAATTCATCTCTTCATATTTCGCAAGTCCAACTTCATATTTGATAAACTAAACAAAGTTGGAATTAAGACCAAGAAACAGTGGCAGAAGTCCCAGTTTTGTGACATCAATATTTTGGCCATGTTTTGTAATGAAAATCGGGACCACATAAAATCATTAAACCGTCTGGATTTCATTACAAATGAAAGTGATCTGATGTACGACAATGTGGTACGCCAGCTGCTTGCAGCATTGGCCCAGTCCAATCATGACGCCACACCAACCATGCGTGATTCAGGGATCCAAACAATAGACCCAAGTGTTGATCCAGCAGACATTGATGCTAATGAGCAGCTCATCATTAAGAGACCAAGAAAGAAGATGAAATGGATCCCAACTACCAATCCACTTCCTCAGCCATTCAAGGAGCAGCTAGCCATTATGAAGGTTGAAAACCATAAACCTGAAAAACCTAAGCCTGTGCGGAGAAAAACAGCAACTGATAGCCTTATAGCTCCTCTGTTAGAGTCCACTGCGAAAACCTCACAGCAATCATCAGCCCATAAAACCGAGTCAAATGCCATCCCAAGTACaagtactgaaaaaaaacacacacgaCACTTTTCCTTGGATGTTCATCCATATATACTTAGTAGTAAAAAACCCAAGCCAGAGATTCAAGCCATCCCCTCAATGCCTACATCAAAAAGCCAAGAGGGTGGGTTTTTAAACCAGGAAGAGAATGTCATAGTACACGTCACCTCCTCTCTCAAAGGTACAGTATTTCACTCCAGTACGACCTCCACAAGCCATAATTTGCATAGCGATCTGAACTCAAAGCTTATCTGAACTATTTGACCTACCTTACTAGATTTTGGAATAGCTAATAATACTAGGGCTTGTAGGCCTCAGAAGTAGTggttctctctttccttctctgtgtcTGAATACACTTTCTATAGAGTATAAGCAGTATTACAGGTAGATCTGTAGAAAACAGCCTCCCTTCTTTATGCAGGTAATTTTCCAGATGTAAACAAATTTTCACAATTATGAATGCGGTTGTGCTTTTGCTAAGGAAGTAAGGAGGGTCTGGCCTCCATGATACCCTTCCTGCTCTACCAGCACCTAGAGTATTTCAAATGTGCCTTAATTTCAAGCCATATACAAAAGGCCATGGTAGATCAAACCAGGAATCCCACTTGCCCCAATACTCTGACCAGCATTAGCCACTTCTTAGGAATGTGCAAGAAACTGCTAAAGACAGTTAAAGGTGCCTGTAATAAAATCCTCCTTAACTACTGGTTTTCAGGGATTGGCCTGTGTTTGTCACCTGAGGAATTAAAACTCAGATAATTTATATGGTTTTTCACCCAAGAGACATTTTAAATTGCCCTTTATCCTCTATATGGAGCAGAGAGTGGATGGTCTGAAATGTGGGTGCTGGTCTGGGATTCAGGAGTTCTGCTGTTCACTTCCTGTGTGGCCTCACAGGAGACACTCCTTCTGTGCCTCATTTCCCTGTGCGTGTCTTGGAAATCCTGTCCCTTTTCTACCTCAAAGGAGTGTTCCAAAAATATAAAAGATTGTGAGGTTCTGGGATGATGGGGCAAGCCATGTAAGCACTAAGAACAGCAAGAGATCAGAAGCTAAACTGATAGACAGATAGATATCTTCTTGTTTATTATTGTAAGCTACTGACATAAGAAAGAAGAACTATGCAGTTGAAGTTACAGAAAACTTTGTACATACTTAAAGCAATGGCTCTCATCTCATTACAAGCTAAGACCTCCCTCTGGGCCTCGACAGACTGACAGCTACCgtcaccccactgcccagcaaaGAAGTGATTTGAGGTATAGAAGTTTCTGTCACTTCCAAATCCTTATGCTCCCTTAGAGCCCTCCAACTCCCTGATGTGCATGTGAGCTATTCTACAGCATTCCTTATCCAGTCACCTGCTCTGATTTCAACTCCTCAAAACTACTGGGGTTTTCTGATCTAAATTACCTTGATCTAAATTAGTGCTTGAATATTTTACATTAAGAGCAAAAAATAATTACTGTAGTTTTGGGGCTCTGTTAAACTCCCCATTcccattaaaaatattcagctttgCTTTTGAGTTAGACCAACATTACAGTCCATCAGGTAAGGTAGAGCTCTAAATTCTGGAAAGAGACATCAATTAACTACAAATTGCTGAGTTCTTTCTAAAGACAAGTGGCTTACAATATGTAACCACtattttttcccattgaaaataCCAGTTTTTTGTATTCCATCTTGTGGATTTCAGCATTCATATTGTTTGTCAAAACATTAAATCATAACGTTTATAAAACACCTGCCAGAacatagaggagaaaaaaaaatacttttcagttgctttttgttCATGTTATGAAAATACCATTCATATAAGGAAGCATGAGCATGCATAAAAAGAGAGTGAGATTTACCAAACCTGTTTGTTGTTTGTCCTATTTCCCTGAGTTTACAATCCTGTTGTTATAAAACAGTCCTGTTGGATTTCTCAAAGGCCCCAAGAAAATTCATATTTTGAGTCTGTTCCTgctcccattgaaatcaatggcaaaactgcCAATGACTTATTGGTTCAGGACACTATTCTGTGATGGATTGTAAAAGATGGTGAAAGACTACCCAtctttttactgccttttttgttttcttttagacaCCCCTCATCCTGCAAAGGAGATCCTATACGCATCTGAGACATGCAGAACTGTGCCTCCTGCCGGAGCTTTTGTCACATGTAACCACAACCATATAGCCACAACCGCTGCTGCAAGTATGACTTTGAATCAAGTCAAGCCAGAACCAACACCTGCACTGAACTGCAACCTGACCCACCCGTTGCTGCACATCAATACACTGTACGAAGATCATGAGGAAGAAGTTTCAAACATAATAGACAATGGTATCCACTCACCCACTGACACAGGGGAAATCCTCTCCATCCCTACCCCAAAGCAGATAAGGTTGGCCACATTTGATGAACCAATGGCGATAGTGAGCTCTGTGGAGTACTGAAGACCAGGGCTGTCCAGCTGTGCCCTCATGGCCAGGCCCAAGACCGCTGAAGTGCGAACCATGGTTCCCCCAGCAATGCAATTCACTGCATGAGAGCATGGAGAATTTTGCATACAGACTATAGCTTTTGGTAATAATACCAAACAGTTTTCCAGGATCACATCATGAGCACGGTCAGTCATTTGCAAAATAGAATAAAGAAAATCTGGTGGACATAACCTACAACACCAAGACAACCCTTAGTTCTAACTATAAACTATAGCTTCCTGATTTACATGGGAATTAGCACAACTTCTGAACATTACATCTGATGGCATGCCACAATACTTTTAGTGAGCGTTTAAATCCTTTGTATTCAGAATCACTGATCAAAGTTGAAACAACATGAAGGTGAGGTGTATCTTCTGTTGTAATGGCAGCAGTTAAATAAGAGGTTTTTTCTAAgcagaggggattttttttaattcaacattATGAAAAAGTTATATGCAAgcaaaatttttgtttgtttgtttagctcACTACTGTTGGGCTTGATGGAGACTTAGCTTAAAGGGCCTTACTACCACCAGCATTTAAGTGCAAAAAGAATTGATATACATCAATCTCTTGCATTTATTAATGAGAATACCTGAGGTATGCCCTGCCCTTTAACAAGCTTATATGTTTGATGGAAGATGATGAAATgaagagtttatttttttaaatatattttaccatgggaaaaaattactttaataACTTTTCAAATCAGCTGTTGCTTTTAACAAAATGGGTAGAAGAGAGTCATTGTAGCTGCTTATTTTTTCATAGTGAATTTATGAACCAGGTTAGAAACTTTCATGGGTGCTTCACTTATAAGAAAAATCTTACAAAAGTTGTTACAAAATACCTTACTAAATATGAAACCAGCAAAACTCTTCAAATAACACACAAAGAAGTCTATGAATTTAGGTCTGCAGACTTGGCTAGTCCCTGATCCAGCAAACACTTAAGGCCATGGATGTCACTGAATCAGCTCATATGTCTAAAGTTAAGCACATACTGAAATGGCTTTGCTGGATCCAGACTCTAGTGCAGGCAGACAATAATCCTGCAGTATGTGCTATCACTCTGATTCAGTATTTGCCTTCCTTGGCTCAAAGCACATCTTCATGCCCATCTTCCTATAACTTCAATATTTGTGATTTAATAGAAAACTCTAGTTTAAATAAAACATCTATTAAAAGTGTATCATGCAATAACCATTCTCAGCAAAATTATAGTGAAACAAAAAGTGATTGTGTTAAAATAATATTCCTAGCTGCATTCAAAATTATGGACTATGTGTGTTTGCTTCAAAATTATGTATAATGGTAGAAAAAATATGCAGCACAAATATGGGACTGAaatcttgaatttatttttaatttattacctCAGACATGGATATATGATACCAGTATTTAATGAAAATagcactgaaaataaatacatattattcCGAATATTTTAATGTGTACTACTTCCTAGCTTAATTACCTACAGCAAGTGGAATTCTATTAGTAGTAGTAGATGGGACATATAAAACCACTATTCCCCCATATATTATTTCAGTTATGCCCAACCATTTTGGCCTGAAAAGCCAAGTACCATAAGGGCAGCAAAGCACAGGACATGTACCACAGCTTTGAGAGGGAGCTCTGGGAACAGCTGATGGACGTGACCATAATTTCCAGAGGTCTCAGTGGTGCACAGGTGGGCTGGGAGTGATAGGGGCCGGGAAGCTCTGCCCTGGGCAACTGGAAGATGTTTGCTGCATAACCCTTGCTGCCCTATTTCCTTGCAGAGCCCAGGACTTTGACGTACCCAGCAGCCCTCACACCAGCAGAGCCCTCTAAGTGACATAACCCTGGGACTGACAAGGTTTTGAGCTGCTTACAAGCTAGCTATGGCTCAAGGGCTGCAGATTAATCTCCTCTCTTCTGACCCTTTTGAGTACAAATTCCAGGGTGTTTGGCATCACTGTCCTCTGCATACATGACTTCCTTAGGAGCTGATAAAGCAGTGTGAAGTTTTTGAACTACAGATATGCACTTGTATAGTCAGGGCCTAATTCTACCCCTTGTACACTAGCTTTCTCTAGCTAGAGACCCCAAGAGTGGAGCTTGACACATGAAATGACCGCAAGCAAGGTCTCTGCTCTGCCTGATGAGTAACTGCCAGTCATTCAGATTCATTTGAAATCAACAGCACATCAAGACTTCAGAGGTAAGTTGAATGTACTACTATTTTATATTCACACAGACATGCAGTTCTGTAGTTTGAACTAGTTTTTCAGGCAAGTTAAAACCATTATAGTTCACTACTTCTTAAATGCCTGTACGAATTTAGAAAAACTATGGAAACTTGTCTCAATAAAACGAGGAACCCATTAATAAAAGCAGTGAAAGAATAGGACCTTGAGGCCAGATTTAAAGAGATGCAAATCCTTTATGCCAGTGTAGTTGCAAGTATCTGAAGTCAGTATGGTGAATTTCTTCCTGTTTGCAATAGCTCAGACGACAATGTTATATATCCATGAAGCAGTTTGGGGGGGTTGCCTGTTTGCTCTCCACTTGGTATCTTACCTTGAGCAAAAAGTCGACCATGTTGGCCTGTAGTTAAAGTTATATACCAATATATGCATATACCACTAAGTCTAAAAAAAGGTAAGGATCCAAACTTGCATTTGTAGTACATTAAAAATAGCTACATTCAGTAGGGATCTTCATGATGCAAAAAATGCAGGGCTGGATTCTTGAGCAGATATACATGCCAATATAATAAAAGTGTTTCCTAAGAATGATTGTGTAGTAAAGTTGCACATGCCCCAATTCATTCAAGATCGAAGCTGTGTGGACATATTGTCATTCTCAGTGATATTGCTGAATTCTACTGATTTAGGATCTGCTGGTACTCTTTTAGAAATCAGTATCACACTAGAATAGactaacttaaaaaaagaaagaaaagtatataGTTCCTCATCCCTGGGAACAAATCAGGGAACAAACTGAAGTCAGAGGATTACCATTTTACTTACCTTTCCTTGCTGTGTTACAGGATTGTTGCACCATCATCTTTCACAAGTTGGAAGCTGTGGATATACGGCACACAAAGTTGCAAATGCTTACACACTATCTACTTGATATCTACTTGTCACTGGGACAAGTACTGGGTCTTGGGAGCACAGAAACCCCTTTCTTCCTCCTATTCAGAGTGCATTTGATAACCAAACAGAAGAGACAAGTGTGTTAGAAGCATCTTTTAAGCTATTTTTAGACTGCCCAAACCCAGTAGGACATCAACAGTTTCTGTCTCACAGCCGACGTGtttcttttggaatttttttagTGCAGCAATACTTTTTACTATGGATTTTGCTAACATTTAGCTATATTGAGTaaatgtgcacatacacacacacatgcagatttATATATATCAGCTATACACTTACAGATTCTACATATACATGTAAATAATGTATCTATTGCATAGAAAATGTTCATCATCTCTGCTTTGTAAATAAGCTATACAAACAAGTCTGTTCATTTCCCATTATCAGGCTTTAGGCCCAATACAGCAATATGTTATGCATCTCTCTGACTCCACTGGGATTTTCTGGTGCTCAGTGTCTTAGTGAAGATGCTGCATTCCCAGCAGAATTAGGtctgctgggttttttgttttgttttgttttggggttttttttggtattgaCAGTGAATCAGGCCCTGATCTTGAGAGTCCTTTTGTGCATGGTGCTTACTATGACTCCTTGGCaccaaaatacagaacaaaatttaTCCCTGTTCTGGGGATGTGGTCAGTATAGCACAGAGCTCTTTTGTACATCCTTTGTAATTCCAGTGCAGTGGCTTCCAAAGCCGGTGTTGAACCCTGATGCAAGCAAGGCAGACTTAAAGTTGCTTTTGCTTGCCATGGTTACCAGTCACGAGGTTGTCTGGTAATTGGAAGTACACTAGGGATAGTACTCACAGGCTCTAGGTCTGTAAGAGTTGCTGCACTGAGCAGCTGTAGCTCTGAGCTTCATCTGGAGCTTTAAGAAAGCTTATCATGCTGCCCTTTCATGCTTTCACCCAAAAGAGCACTAACCAGAGCTGGGTCTTTGAGAGCATGAACCTATGCTCCTGAAGCCAGTGACTTAGGGAAAACTGAAGCAAGTATTTCATCCAGTGCTGCATagaggaaaaataagatttttcccTCTACATTACAGGGATAGAGAACACCCAACTTCAACTTTTCAGTCAGAGAGTTCAAGAAGCTTTAGAAGACATGCAGCATCCTTGTCCTCTGCTTACAGATAAAGACATTGAGGTATACAGAAGCGAAACAATTTGTCCCAAAGTTACTCAGACTGTGTATAAACTGTCTAACCTAGCGCTGAGAATATGCCCTAGGTAGGACACTGTCCTATCTACCAGTGTAAGCAAGTGAGGATGTCTCTGGGTGCTGCAAAAAAGCTCTGTGAATTCCTTTCCtaacagaaaacactgtttttttgtaGCAGAAACATTGTGCAATATTGATCATagaatgttttgctttaaaaaagcaataattttCTCCTAAAATCATTCTGCTAAAATACAAGCCACAGAACACACTGTAAGTTTTACAAAGGACAATTATTTTTCAGACACCTTCCAATGTTTTCTGGCTTCTAATGAGGAATGTTCCACTCAACCTGTAAACAGACTGCAGCTAACAGGAAAACACTCTGTGTATGTTATTTACAAGCAACAACCTTTCAGCTTTTGCTATTCTctgaagatttttaaagcatttcttagCTATTTTGCAACAttatacaaatagaaaaatattatgaatgACTCTGCTACACCAATGGGAATCTCTGTGCTCTACTGATCAGATTCAAGGAAATGCTAGTCCACCAATCTTGTTGCCGCAGTGGTTACTGATGTTTCTGACTTCATACTTCACCGCATTGCTATTTGTTTGAAGACTGAATTTACCCACAGTCAGAGCCAGCTTAATGTGAAAGAAGAAATTGTTGGGCCTCCTGCTATACATCATTTTTTGATGTATAATCTCAGAGCTCATAGAATTTACCAGTCTATCTTTCCAAACACATATCCAGGGAGTGTGCTGAATGCACAATAAATCCATGCAAGAAGAATGTGTGATTCACAAGTGAAATCTGATGTCTTACATAAAAAGAGATAGAAAACTACTCTACATACTCCACTGCAAATGCCTgcctgtaaagaaaaataatatgctTAAAAGATTTTACTGGTTTCTGTTCCAGTAGCTTTTATACTAAGGCAATGAAGCTGTGACAGTTTACCACAGTTGTTAGTCTGGGTTAACAGCCCTGTGCCCAGGCCCAGGGGTGCACAGCAGAGGAGATAGACGGGTGCATTTTGTTGCTGAGAGAAAGAGCTTTTGAGAGTAGTTCAGAAACTTCTTTTTCAAACTGATGGATATGTTCTCATccaagaaaagctggaaaaatgctTTACCAGAATGGGGGCTAAGAAAGCTCTATGCTATTTGTCCTATATATACAGTCCTGCTGCCTTTACAAGGACAGATTCATCCTGTTATGGGAAAGGCCTGAATGGTGTAAAAGAGTGACTACGAGTATAGAAGAAATGAGCCAGAAAACAAAGCTGTATACTCCATTAGCACTGCCTAGTACAGTATGTGTTGACTGGCTTTAGTCATGTAAATATGCGGTCCTTACCTACCATGAAGCAAGGCCTCAGCTATTGGGGTCTTTCATACCCAATCTACTCAATATTAACTGAATTTGCCAGAGCAGGCTGTGGTTTCTCTCCCATTTCTGAGTAACCAGTCAATTGTCTCACCTAACGCGTCTCC from Dromaius novaehollandiae isolate bDroNov1 chromosome 1, bDroNov1.hap1, whole genome shotgun sequence encodes the following:
- the PANX2 gene encoding pannexin-2 isoform X1, with the translated sequence MQHIIDNHPDMATALLAGEKLKELILPGQQDDKAGALAALLLQLKLELPFDRVVTIGTVLIPILLVTLVFTKNFAEEPIYCYTPHNFTRDQALYARGYCWTELKDALPGVDASHWPSLFEHKFLPYALLAFAGIMYIPALGWEFLASTRLTSELNFLLQEIDNCYHRAAEGRAPKIEKQIQSKGPGITEREKREIIENAEKEKSPEQNLFEKYLERRGRSNFLAKLYLARHLFIIFLSIIPITYLSTYYATQKQNEFTCALGEPPDKTSSSKLHIRVNCKLPSVQLQRIIAGVDIVLLCFMNLIILINLIHLFIFRKSNFIFDKLNKVGIKTKKQWQKSQFCDINILAMFCNENRDHIKSLNRLDFITNESDLMYDNVVRQLLAALAQSNHDATPTMRDSGIQTIDPSVDPADIDANEQLIIKRPRKKMKWIPTTNPLPQPFKEQLAIMKVENHKPEKPKPVRRKTATDSLIAPLLESTAKTSQQSSAHKTESNAIPSTSTEKKHTRHFSLDVHPYILSSKKPKPEIQAIPSMPTSKSQEGGFLNQEENVIVHVTSSLKDTPHPAKEILYASETCRTVPPAGAFVTCNHNHIATTAAASMTLNQVKPEPTPALNCNLTHPLLHINTLYEDHEEEVSNIIDNGIHSPTDTGEILSIPTPKQIRLATFDEPMAIVSSVEY
- the PANX2 gene encoding pannexin-2 isoform X2 produces the protein MHSSDFSLCYTEEPIYCYTPHNFTRDQALYARGYCWTELKDALPGVDASHWPSLFEHKFLPYALLAFAGIMYIPALGWEFLASTRLTSELNFLLQEIDNCYHRAAEGRAPKIEKQIQSKGPGITEREKREIIENAEKEKSPEQNLFEKYLERRGRSNFLAKLYLARHLFIIFLSIIPITYLSTYYATQKQNEFTCALGEPPDKTSSSKLHIRVNCKLPSVQLQRIIAGVDIVLLCFMNLIILINLIHLFIFRKSNFIFDKLNKVGIKTKKQWQKSQFCDINILAMFCNENRDHIKSLNRLDFITNESDLMYDNVVRQLLAALAQSNHDATPTMRDSGIQTIDPSVDPADIDANEQLIIKRPRKKMKWIPTTNPLPQPFKEQLAIMKVENHKPEKPKPVRRKTATDSLIAPLLESTAKTSQQSSAHKTESNAIPSTSTEKKHTRHFSLDVHPYILSSKKPKPEIQAIPSMPTSKSQEGGFLNQEENVIVHVTSSLKDTPHPAKEILYASETCRTVPPAGAFVTCNHNHIATTAAASMTLNQVKPEPTPALNCNLTHPLLHINTLYEDHEEEVSNIIDNGIHSPTDTGEILSIPTPKQIRLATFDEPMAIVSSVEY